In a single window of the Carassius gibelio isolate Cgi1373 ecotype wild population from Czech Republic chromosome A12, carGib1.2-hapl.c, whole genome shotgun sequence genome:
- the LOC128025398 gene encoding casein kinase I, producing MELRVGNRYRLGRKIGSGSFGDIYLGTDISVAEEVAIKLECVKTKHPQLHIESKIYKMMQGGVGIPTIKWCGAEGDYNVMVMELLGPSLEDLFNFCSRKFSLKTVLLLADQMISRIEYIHSKNFIHRDVKPDNFLMGLGKKGNLVYIIDFGLAKKYRDARTHQHIPYRENKNLTGTARYASINTHLGIEQSRRDDLESLGYVLMYFNLGSLPWQGLKAATKRQKYERISEKKMSTPIEVLCKGYPSEFATYLNFCRSLRFDDKPDYSYLRQLFRNLFHRQGFSYDYVFDWNMLKFGANRTAEEAERERRERDERMRHSRNPAARGIPAASGRPRPTQDGAPPTPLTPTSHTANTSSPRPVTGMERERKVSMRLHRGAPVNVSSSDLTGRQDTSRMSTSQNSIPFEHHGK from the exons ATGGAGCTACGAGTTGGAAACAGATACAGACTGGGTAGAAAAATTGGAAGTGGATCATTTGGAGACATTTATCTGG GCACAGACATTTCAGTTGCAGAGGAAGTGGCCATCAAACTGGAATGTGTGAAGACAAAGCACCCACAGCTCCACATCGAGAGCAAGATTTATAAGATGATGCAGGGTGGAG TTGGTATTCCTACTATAAAGTGGTGTGGTGCAGAAGGAGATTATAATGTGATGGTGATGGAGTTGCTCGGCCCCAGTCTGGAGGATCTCTTCAATTTCTGCTCTCGGAAGTTCAGCCTGAAGACCGTCCTGCTGTTGGCTGATCAGATG ATTAGCCGCATCGAGTACATCCACTCCAAGAACTTCATTCACAGAGACGTGAAGCCTGATAACTTTCTGATGGGCTTGGGAAAGAAAGGCAACCTGGTCTACATCATTGACTTTGGCCTGGCCAAGAAATACCGTGATGCACGAACACACCAGCACATACCCTATCGCGAGAACAAGAACCTGACGGGCACTGCGCGTTACGCATCCATCAACACACATCTTGGCATTG AGCAGTCTCGGCGGGATGACCTGGAGTCTCTCGGTTATGTACTGATGTACTTCAACTTGGGCTCGCTCCCTTGGCAGGGACTGAAAGCCGCCACCAAAAGACAGAAGTATGAGCGTATCAGTGAAAAGAAGATGTCCACCCCCATTGAAGTTCTCTGCAAGGGCTACCCAT CTGAATTTGCTACGTACCTCAACTTCTGCCGATCACTGCGATTTGATGACAAGCCAGACTACTCATACTTGAGGCAACTCTTCAGGAATCTGTTCCACAGACAGGGATTCTCCTATGACTACGTGTTTGATTGGAACATGCTCAAATTT GGTGCCAACCGTACCGCAGAGGAGGCAGAACGTGAGAGGAGAGAGCGAGACGAGCGGATGAGGCACAGCaggaatcctgcagctcgagggATCCCAGCAGCCTCAGGCAGACCCCGCCCCACACAGGACGGAGCTCCTCCCACCCCCCTCACACCCACCTCTCACACAG CGAACACATCCTCACCGAGACCGGTCACTGGCATGGAGCGTGAGCGTAAGGTCAGCATGCGGCTTCATCGTGGCGCCCCAGTGAACGTGTCGTCCTCAGACCTGACGGGGCGACAAGATACTTCCCGCATGTCCACATCACAG AATAGCATTCCCTTCGAACACCACGGCAAGTAG
- the LOC128025401 gene encoding monocarboxylate transporter 4-like yields the protein MGGAVVDTGDCGAKAPDGGWGWAVLFGCFVITGFSYAFPKAVSVFFKELIREFGVGYSDTAWISSILLAMLYGTGPICSILVNRFGCRPVMMVGGLFASLGMILASFATNIMHIYICIGVITGLGLALNFQPSLIMLNRYFSEKRPLANGLAAAGSPVALCCLSPLGQVLQYNYGWRGGFLILGGILLNCCACGALMRPLTAPKKTSEVEEKEKETKPKPKPKLLDFTVFKDCGFLIYTVAAAIMVLGLFVPPVFVVSYAKELGNEDTKSSLLLTILGFVDMFARPTCGVIAGLKWVRPRCVYLLSFAMIFNGTTDLIGSMSKDYPSLVVFCIFFGISYGMVGALQFEVLMAIVGTEKFSSAIGLVLLVEAFAVLLGPPGAGLLLDYTKNYMFVFLLAGCEVFLSALVLGICNLLFIKRKPEQPDPPAKMEMAIIDTEMEELNKAPKNEQDSRGGENGKKQAVEQEATAKSDDKIVQEPESIGVDSIELENSSKNVTEPNGVVVEPESSL from the exons ATGGGAGGAGCGGTTGTAGACACTGGTGACTGTGGGGCCAAGGCACCTGATGGAGGATGGGGTTGGGCTGTCCTCTTTGGCTGCTTCGTTATTACAGGCTTCTCCTATGCCTTTCCCAAAGCGGTCAGCGTCTTTTTCAAAGAACTTATCCGGGAGTTTGGAGTGGGCTACAGTGACACTGCTTGGATCTCCTCCATACTTCTTGCAATGCTTTATGGCACAG GGCCCATATGCAGCATCCTAGTGAACCGGTTTGGGTGTCGCCCTGTGATGATGGTCGGGGGACTTTTTGCCTCGCTGGGCATGATTTTAGCATCGTTTGCAACTAACATCATGCACATCTATATTTGCATAGGAGTCATAACAG GTTTGGGTCTTGCTCTGAACTTTCAGCCATCCCTCATCATGCTGAACAGATATTTCAGTGAGAAAAGGCCCTTGGCCAATGGGTTGGCTGCAGCTGGAAGTCCCGTGGCTCTGTGCTGTTTGTCTCCTCTTGGTCAGGTTCTTCAATACAACTATGGTTGGCGTGGAGGCTTTCTCATCCTTGGAGGCATTCTACTGAATTGCTGTGCATGTGGTGCCCTCATGAGACCCTTGACAGCACCGAAAAAAACAAGCGAGGTGGAAGAAAAGGAGAAGGAAACCAAACCCAAACCAAAGCCTAAGCTTCTTGACTTTACCGTTTTTAAAGATTGTGGCTTTTTGATTTACACGGTGGCTGCGGCCATCATGGTGTTAGGTCTTTTTGTGCCTCCTGTGTTTGTTGTAAGCTATGCCAAGGAACTGGGCAATGAGGACACCAAGTCTTCCTTGCTGCTCACCATACTAGGGTTCGTTGATATGTTCGCCAGACCAACATGTGGTGTCATCGCTGGGCTCAAGTGGGTTCGGCCaagatgtgtttacctcttaaGTTTTGCTATGATCTTCAATGGCACCACCGATCTTATCGGCTCCATGTCCAAAGACTATCCATCTCTCGTGGTGTTTTGCATCTTCTTTGGTATCTCCTATGGCATGGTTGGAGCCTTGCAGTTCGAAGTGTTGATGGCCATTGTGGGGACAGAGAAGTTCTCCAGTGCCATCGGCTTGGTGCTGTTGGTTGAAGCCTTTGCTGTGTTGTTGGGACCACCTGGTGCAG GTCTTCTTCTGGATTACACAAAGAACTACATGTTCGTCTTCCTGCTGGCCGGGTGTGAGGTGTTCCTCTCGGCCCTTGTGCTCGGAATCTGTAACCTGCTCTTCATCAAAAGGAAGCCTGAACAGCCTGACCCTCCAGCCAAGATGGAGATGGCCATTATCGACACAGAGATGGAGGAGCTTAACAAAGCACCAAAGAACGAACAAGACAGCAGAGGAGGTGAAAATGGAAAGAAGCAAGCCGTTGAGCAGGAAGCAACGGCAAAATCTGATGATAAAATAGTTCAAGAGCCTGAAAGCATAGGGGTGGACTCAATAGAGCTGGAGAACTCTTCCAAAAATGTGACTGAACCAAATGGTGTGGTTGTAGAACCTGAATCCTCTCTGTAA